From one Mytilus galloprovincialis chromosome 13, xbMytGall1.hap1.1, whole genome shotgun sequence genomic stretch:
- the LOC143057743 gene encoding 60S ribosome subunit biogenesis protein NIP7 homolog, translating into MRPLTEEETKIFFEKLSKYIGENIKLLLDRPDGTYCFRLHKDRVFYVREEIMKLAGNIARKNLISMGTCFGKFTGSQKFKLHITALDFIAPYAKYKVWVKPSAEQQFVYGHNVMKSGLGRITENTPQYQGVIVYSMNDLPLGFGVAAKTTQECRRADPMAIVSFHQSDIGEYIRSEEKLV; encoded by the exons ATGCGTCCACTTACTGAAGAAGAAAcaaaaatattctttgaaaagctgtcaaaata TATTGGTGAGAATATAAAGTTACTGTTAGACAGACCCGATGGAACTTACTGCTTCAGACTTCACAAAGACAGAGTTTTCTATGTCAG GGAAGAGATAATGAAGTTAGCAGGAAACATTGCAAGGAAGAATCTAATCAGTATGGGAACATGCTTTGGTAAATTTACAGGATCACAGAAATTCAAACTACACATCACAGCTCTAGATTTTATTGCACCTTACGCTAAG tataAAGTATGGGTTAAGCCAAGTGCAGAACAACAGTTTGTGTATGGACATAATGTAATGAAATCTGGTCTAGGAAGAATTACAGAAAATACTCCACAGTATCAAGGTGTCATTGTGTACAGCATGAATGATCTCCCTTTG GGTTTTGGTGTAGCAGCAAAAACAACACAGGAATGTAGAAGGGCAGATCCCATGGCCATTGTTTCATTTCATCAATCTGACATTGGAGAATATATTAGATCAGAAGAAAAATTAGTATAA